From Taeniopygia guttata chromosome 3, bTaeGut7.mat, whole genome shotgun sequence:
GCATCCTGAATGAGTTTTAACCGTGATTTTGAATGTGTAAACAGCATTCCAAATCGAGTTACTTAAGCTAAGTTTTACTCCCATTGTTCAGTTACTTGATGAAAAGATACTCGTTTAGAGTGTTTAAATGTTCTGGATGTGATATCAATGCCTATCTCCAGTTCAGCTGGGCTGTAGTTAAGTATCTGACTTAGATACAGAAATTAACTATATATAAACTTACTTATAAGGCGTATCATATAGCTGTGCCTGTGTACCCACTTCACAGCATGTTTGTATTTCTCAGATAGTTTGAGGGTATCTAATGTGCCTTTTCCTGTAGTGTGACAGCTCTGTAATATCATGCTTGGAGCAGGTGCTTGTTTTGGGAAGTGGTAACAGCTCTCAAATGTTAGCTGCATTCTATTGATTTGATCTATTTGCTGAGTATGTTTGTGCCATATGCTGAGTGTTCACTTAGAGTAATGCATTTGGTTGGGATAAAGACCAAGACCTAACAACTCCCTCCTGGATTGTTTTATGTAGAGCACTTAATATATTCTTAACACCTCTTTTACAGTGAGAGTAGCATGTTTGTCTCCAAGAGACGTTTCATTTTGAAGACGTGTGGTACCACCCTCTTACTGCAAGCACTGGTTCCCCTGTTGGAGCTTGCTAGGGAGTACAGTGGGTTTGACTCAATTCAGGTAAGGTGTCAGAAGTCTTCCTTGGAACGTACAAAAAGCTTTTTGCTTCTATTTCAAATGTACTCTTTTTATTAATATTCTGAAACTTGGACATTTATGTATGCTTCCCATTATGGAAAGACTAATGTAAGattgctctgctgcagcagttgTCCTTTTGTTTGTCTCTTGGTGGGTGCTAACAAACAAATGCTATTGAGCTGAGTAACTGTGCCCATGCTATCTAGTGTAGAACAAGTTTGTAAGTAAGCTGTCTCCTGAAGCCTAGAAATCCAGATAGGGATAACTGAAGATTGTGCTTCTGAAATGGGAATACAGGTAGCAGTGTTTTGACAATGAAAACTTAGGTCCTGTGAAAGTTCATGATAAATGCttgcatttttctaaattcttAGATTCAAGGTGGATGGGTAGTACTCAATACCTAAGATGCACCTTTATTTTTCAGAGCTTCTTTTATTCACGTAAGAATTTCATGAAGCCTTCCCACCAGGAGTACCCACATAGGAATTTCCAGGAAGAAGTAGAGTTTCTTAATGAAATTTTCCCAAGTAAGTTGATGAAACTTCAGCAAAGTTGGGTGAAGGGTTGATGTTAAGTGACAAGTGATGACTAGTACAATAGGTACAGGCTGCCAGGCCAAGAATACAGCAGTTCTTGCATGAAAGTCAAAAGCTATAAATACTTATTCTCTGGATTTCTGATACTAGCTTGCCAAGATCAACATTTAAATTACACTAAGCTTGACATTTAGCACCTTGTCTAAACTGGGGTCATCTTCAGACTGCCACTCTGCAGAATTCTGAAAGCCATATTAAAAAGCTAGGATAATAATTTAAAGCAAGTAATactctgaagaaaaatgtgGGCTTTTCTCAGAGAAGTTACTATGCTAAAACATGAGTTTAAGCATTTAATTCAGTTTAAGACTACAAGAAGAATCTTAAATTTTAAAGTGACAGGTTTTTGAAGGAACACAGAAGCTGTGGTACTCATCGAAGTtactagaaaataaattataatcaTAAATGCATTTAATAGAGGCTTTAAGAGTACCAGGATTTCTCTGTGCATACCTATACTGTAATATCAATTTCCTGATAGTAGTCACTTAGCTGGGGTGTCCAGACCCATTTCTGAGGAAGCTTGCTTTTCTGATTATTAACTTTGTATCCCTGAAGTTAAATGCTGGTTATTTGATACAGCTGCTGCTTGCATCAGTGAACTTCATGGGGTTCTGTGAAAGGCCCCTGTCtctaaatagaaataaatataatattttacatAAATGTTCATAAATGTGGTATGTTAACTGGAGGCTTTTTGTCTTATCTAGATGGAGCAGCTTATTGCATGGGGCGTATGAACTCTGATTGCTGGTATGTATGTGAAGAGTTTGAAGTCTTTGCAGTAGAACTTGGTGCTGTCAATATGTGTTACATATTTGATTTGTGCTTTTTGTAGGTACCTGTACACCCTGGATTTTCCAGAGAGTCGGATATCCAATCAGCCTGATCAGACACTGGAAATTCTGATGAGTGAGCTTGACCCAGTAGTTATGGACCAGTTCTACATGAAAGATGGTGTTACTGCAAATGATGTCACTCGTGTATGTTTGCTTGAAAACTCAGCATTTTGGGGAATGGTGGAAATTGGGCAACAAAATGCTTCCTTCACTTAACTTTTAATACAAGGTTTATTTTGTGGTAGGAGAGATGCCATAGAATGTGTCAGGTTAATACCTTGGGAGGAAAATGGATTTAGGAGTATTTTGGGGAATATAACTTCTTGTTTTCAATGCCCTTCCTTTAGTGAAAACTGCAATAAACAGTGCTTTGGGTGATGGGAAGCTTTTACTCTGAGAAATGTAGGAGTAGGTATAAAACCAGAATTTGAGTAACTTTCAAGGATGTAGAGTACGAGGAGTAAGGCTTAGACTGGAGATACGGAAAGCAAAGGTTAAGTAGGTATCGAAATTAGGGTTAAATCAGGGAGCCATTTGGATGAGGGCAAGGGCAGATTTAGGGTCTAAGTGTAACTTGATGGGTTTGCTCCTTTATCCAGATGGGTAAGTCATGTGGCATGAACAAGTTTTCCTGACAAATACACTGGCTTCATCTTGTTTTCCATCTTAGGCTTTGATTCTCACACTGTATTTGCTATTGAGATTTGGCTGTAGCTCAGGTACTGTGTGGTAAATCAAAATGCTTGGGATTGAGCTTCTGCCTAAGGTATAAACTAGTATCTCTTTACTCTGGAATATATGTAAACAGCCTTCACTTAGTGGACAGTGGTTGAAGAGAAGCTCCActttgcatttcagcagcaaaagcaaatatattttggaGTTCTAAGCTTGTCCTCCttgggtgcagctgggctctgtAAGAGGCAGTGTGATAGCTTGCCTGCAGCTTGTCACTGCTATTGATATAGTGACAGGATGCAAACCAAGGTCATCTGCAGTGATACATGTAATCAGACTGACTTGTAATTGGGAGAATTCTGGTATCCTCTTTGCTAAATATATGTTCATTCTGCCTTTGAGGTAAATCTAAACAAGTGTTATAAGGATGCATGATAAACAGTTGTTTAACTTTGTTTCAGATGAGTGGAATTCGTGACCTGATACCAGGTTCTGTTATTGATGCTACAATGTTCAATCCTTGTGGGTATTCAATGAATGGGATGAAATCGGATGTAAGTTTTATACTCATTAATAATTAGCAttggcaaataaaaataaataaatatttgggggtaataatacctttttttttttttccagggaactTACTGGACTATTCACATCACTCCAGAACCAGAGTTTTCTTATGTTAGTTTTGAAACAAACATAAGTCAGACCTCTTACGATGACCTGATTAGAAAAGTTGTAGAGGTTTTCAAGCCAGGAAAATTTGTGACAACCCTCTTTGTTAatcaggtgagttttcttgcatTAGCTTATCAGCTGATGAAATACATATAGACACAAATGATGCAAGGCTAGAGATTTTTACTGGAGATTAACAGTTTAGAGTTTGCCTCTATAGTTGAGTGGTATTTTCTTTGGAAAGTAAAAATACTCTTCAGTTGTGCTATGATATGTACTAAATCTGATCTTCAGAAGACTTCAGAAACAGTAAGATGCAGCATCCCAGTCCCAGAATTCTACTGACATCTTATGTAGTTCTGTATGGGCAGAATTTCTTGCCTTGGCATTTTTCTGGATTTGCCTGCAACTGACAGTTGTAGAACACCTGCTCTTAATAGTGTTGCTCTCAgctaatcatagaatcacaaaattatttgggttggaagggacattaaagatcatttacttgcaaccccctgccatgggcagggacactttccagaagaccaggttgctcagagccccatccagccgGGTCTTGAACACTGACaggggatgggacatccacagcttctcagggcaacctgttccagtgtctcgCCACCCTCacaatgaagatttttttttttcccctaatagGTAGTTTAAATccactctctttcagtttaaatctGTTACCACTGGTTCTACCACTACATGCTCTGGCAAAAAGTCCCGCTTCAGCTCTTGCCAGTACCCtgtaggtactggaaggtgctttAAGGtctccccaaagccttctcttctccaggctgaataaccCAAATTCTGTCAGCCTGTGTCCATAGGAGAGGAGCTCCACCCCCATAATTGTTCACAGAACAGCAGTACCAT
This genomic window contains:
- the AMD1 gene encoding S-adenosylmethionine decarboxylase proenzyme, which translates into the protein MKESGAHFFEGTEKLLEVWFARQQPAQQEPHQSKGSGDLRTIPRIEWDKLLENVHCLIISVTKTDKQEAYVLSESSMFVSKRRFILKTCGTTLLLQALVPLLELAREYSGFDSIQSFFYSRKNFMKPSHQEYPHRNFQEEVEFLNEIFPNGAAYCMGRMNSDCWYLYTLDFPESRISNQPDQTLEILMSELDPVVMDQFYMKDGVTANDVTRMSGIRDLIPGSVIDATMFNPCGYSMNGMKSDGTYWTIHITPEPEFSYVSFETNISQTSYDDLIRKVVEVFKPGKFVTTLFVNQSSKCRTVFSSAQKIEGFKRLDHQIAQFSDYNFVFTSFTKNRQQQHS